The genomic stretch GCTGGTCGATCACGCCATCTCACTGGTCCGCGAACAGGAACGCCACCGCGTAGCGGACGACGCACGCCAGCGGGCAGAAGAACGTCTGCTCGACCTGTTGGTGCCACCGCCGCGCAGCTTCGACACCACGCCCGACGGCCCCGACTCGCCCGAGCGCTATCAGCGGACGCGCGACAAGATGCGCGCGATGCTCGCCGGCGGCGAACTTGACGAGCGGACCGTCGAAGTGTCGATCGAGCAGAAGTCGTCGCCCATGATGCTGGGTAACCTGGGCATGGAGCAGATGGAGGTCGACCTACAGGGCATGTTCGACAAGCTGCTGCCCAAGTCGACCGTGCGGCGGCAAATGCGCGTGGCCGAGGCGCGGCAAGTGATCTTTGAGCAGGAGTGCGAGACGCTGATCAGCGCCGAAAAGGTGCGGTTGCAGGCCGTCGAGCTGGCCGAGAACCTGGGGATCATCTTCGTCGACGAAATCGACAAGGTCGTGGCCAGCGACAGCCGGGGGGCCGATGTGTCGCGCCAGGGCGTGCAGCGCGATTTGCTGCCGATCGTCGAAGGCACGACCGTGCAAACCAAGCACGGCTACGTGAAGACCGATCACGTGTTGTTCATCGCGGCGGGGGCCTTCCACCGCGCACGGCCCAGCGACTTGATGCCGGAGCTGCAAGGACGGTTTCCGATTCGCGTCGAGCTGCAGGACCTGACGCAGGACGACTTCGTGCGGATCTTGCGCGAGCCGCGCAGTTCCTTGACCAAACAGTATGCGGCGCTGTTGGCCACCGAAGGCGTCGAATTGGCCTTCGACGATGCGGCGCTGGTGGCGTTGGCCGAGTTTGCCTTTCGCGTCAACCAATCGACGCAGAACATCGGGGCACGACGGCTATACACGCTCTTCGAGCGGCTGCTGGAAGAGCTCAGCTTCGAGGCGCCCGACATGCAGCGCGGCCGGGTCGTGATCACGGCCAACTACGTGCGCGAGAAGTTGCAAGAG from Pirellulales bacterium encodes the following:
- the hslU gene encoding ATP-dependent protease ATPase subunit HslU — translated: MTPREIVAELDRHIVGQDAAKRAVAIALRNRWRRQRLPEEMRGEVAPKNILMIGPTGVGKTEIARRLARLTGAPFIKVEATKFTEVGYYGRDVESMVRELVDHAISLVREQERHRVADDARQRAEERLLDLLVPPPRSFDTTPDGPDSPERYQRTRDKMRAMLAGGELDERTVEVSIEQKSSPMMLGNLGMEQMEVDLQGMFDKLLPKSTVRRQMRVAEARQVIFEQECETLISAEKVRLQAVELAENLGIIFVDEIDKVVASDSRGADVSRQGVQRDLLPIVEGTTVQTKHGYVKTDHVLFIAAGAFHRARPSDLMPELQGRFPIRVELQDLTQDDFVRILREPRSSLTKQYAALLATEGVELAFDDAALVALAEFAFRVNQSTQNIGARRLYTLFERLLEELSFEAPDMQRGRVVITANYVREKLQEVSGDDDLSRFIL